A genome region from Vicinamibacterales bacterium includes the following:
- the recO gene encoding DNA repair protein RecO — translation MPLFSSEALVLRTYRLGEADRIVVFLTSDRGKKRGVAKGARRTKSRFLGALEPFTCVRVSYYEREYRDLVRVSEVETVRSPLTIRDSGSLNYIGYFAELVDECAQEADPNERLYRLGVSIVEAMVSGVSVERLARYFEYWLLRLQGVYPPAIVCHECAAALEDGGGWISAREGMFLCPSCGEPREGLRLSALSIRFLHDASRIRPADLETISWSIQISRELEAAHSSLIATHLDKELRSMRVMRALQN, via the coding sequence ATGCCGCTGTTTAGTTCGGAGGCTCTTGTACTTCGCACCTACCGATTGGGAGAAGCTGACCGGATCGTAGTCTTTCTGACCAGCGACCGAGGTAAGAAACGTGGCGTGGCTAAGGGTGCCAGGCGTACTAAGTCAAGATTCCTTGGAGCCTTGGAACCGTTTACGTGCGTGCGTGTGTCTTACTACGAACGGGAATATCGAGACCTGGTGCGTGTCAGTGAAGTGGAGACGGTCCGGTCCCCTTTAACAATACGAGACTCGGGATCGTTGAACTACATTGGATACTTTGCCGAGTTGGTCGACGAATGTGCTCAGGAGGCCGATCCAAATGAGCGCTTATACCGTCTCGGAGTATCGATAGTTGAGGCGATGGTTTCAGGCGTGTCGGTCGAGCGGCTGGCACGATATTTCGAGTATTGGTTGCTTCGGTTACAGGGGGTTTACCCGCCGGCGATTGTATGTCACGAGTGTGCGGCCGCACTTGAAGACGGCGGTGGGTGGATTTCAGCTAGAGAAGGGATGTTTCTCTGTCCTAGCTGTGGAGAGCCGAGAGAGGGTTTGCGATTGTCGGCGTTGTCGATCAGGTTTCTTCATGATGCATCACGAATTCGACCAGCCGACTTGGAGACGATATCGTGGTCAATTCAGATTAGCCGTGAACTGGAGGCGGCTCACAGCTCGTTAATAGCTACACATTTGGATAAGGAGTTGAGATCGATGCGAGTGATGCGGGCATTGCAGAATTGA
- the mgtE gene encoding magnesium transporter — protein sequence MPAQRRIDLVLESVKRLQRIGANANLLNLLQKQHPADLAQVFGELTERDRRDSFALLVERYSRLAMEAISELGPEAGAAMLADRSAEDLAELLQELPSDDAAALIEHLPETLSIAVLDLLERREAGDVQNLLEYAEQTAGRIMNPNVFALSEDLTAGEAIAALQTSRDVEMVFYLYVVDVRRHLVGVVSLRRLLLVATETPLKRIMTTDIMSSRVDTDQEEVARMVASYNLLAIPVVDEEHKLVGIITVDDVIDVIKDEATEDIYRLAGMAGDEHISTPPAEALRKRLPWLGVNLVTAIMAAAVVALFQETISQVVALAVFMPVVAGMGGNAATQTLTVTVRGIALGELTWGNSRKALVKEVLIGLGNGLVLGFVAAGVSWAMQGNPVLGLILGLAMILNMLVAATAGTLIPIVLRALNVDPALASSVFITTLTDVFGFLSFLGLGTLFLRYLI from the coding sequence ATGCCTGCCCAGCGCCGAATCGACCTGGTGCTCGAGTCAGTCAAGCGACTGCAGCGGATCGGTGCGAACGCTAACCTTCTCAATCTCCTCCAGAAGCAGCATCCAGCAGACCTCGCCCAGGTATTTGGTGAGCTGACCGAACGCGATCGGCGCGACAGTTTCGCGTTGCTAGTGGAACGTTACAGCAGGCTCGCGATGGAGGCGATTAGTGAGCTGGGACCAGAAGCCGGTGCTGCAATGCTAGCCGATCGGTCAGCTGAAGACCTGGCTGAGCTGCTTCAAGAGCTGCCGAGTGATGATGCCGCAGCGCTAATCGAACATCTTCCAGAGACGTTATCAATCGCAGTTCTCGATTTACTGGAGCGACGTGAAGCGGGCGATGTACAGAATCTGCTCGAATACGCCGAGCAGACGGCTGGCCGCATCATGAATCCTAATGTCTTTGCGTTGTCCGAAGATCTGACCGCAGGTGAGGCCATCGCGGCGCTTCAGACGTCACGAGATGTAGAGATGGTTTTCTACCTTTACGTCGTAGACGTGCGTCGGCATTTAGTTGGCGTTGTGTCTTTGCGGAGGCTCTTGTTGGTTGCGACCGAAACGCCACTTAAGCGGATCATGACGACCGACATAATGAGCTCACGCGTCGACACAGACCAGGAAGAGGTGGCACGGATGGTCGCGTCATATAACTTACTGGCCATTCCCGTTGTTGATGAGGAACACAAATTGGTGGGCATCATTACGGTGGACGATGTGATTGATGTCATTAAGGATGAGGCGACTGAGGACATTTATCGTTTAGCTGGAATGGCGGGTGATGAACACATTTCTACGCCGCCGGCCGAGGCCTTACGTAAGCGTCTACCGTGGCTTGGTGTCAATTTGGTAACGGCCATCATGGCCGCCGCGGTCGTAGCGCTTTTTCAGGAAACGATCAGTCAGGTGGTGGCACTTGCTGTCTTCATGCCAGTCGTAGCTGGTATGGGTGGTAACGCAGCGACCCAGACACTCACGGTCACGGTCCGAGGCATCGCGCTGGGTGAATTAACGTGGGGAAACTCCCGGAAAGCATTGGTAAAGGAAGTCCTGATTGGCCTTGGGAACGGTCTTGTCTTGGGCTTTGTTGCTGCGGGTGTGTCTTGGGCCATGCAGGGGAATCCCGTCCTCGGGCTAATACTGGGCTTAGCGATGATCTTGAATATGCTGGTTGCAGCGACTGCTGGGACCCTAATCCCAATTGTGCTGAGGGCGTTAAATGTTGATCCAGCGCTGGCATCTTCGGTCTTTATTACGACCCTGACTGATGTTTTCGGCTTCTTATCGTTTCTGGGGCTGGGTACGTTGTTTCTGCGCTACCTCATCTAA
- the era gene encoding GTPase Era, with amino-acid sequence MKAGFISLVGRPNAGKSSLLNKIIGAKLAIVSDKPQTTRNRIIGVKSYPSGQAVFMDTPGIHRPLHRMNVRMVEMALDSIRRVDVLGVIVDAAEMIGGGDRFILQQLRRVKSPVFLVLNKIDLIAKPKLLPMIDWYRQRYEFEEIVPVSALVGDGVPELESLLLKHLPDGDPIYPEDYLTNQPEKFFVAETVREKLLQHTHAEIPFSSAVVVDQFQEVDERGIIRLHCSIIVEQASQKPIVVGRGGSMVKTIGMEARKELESFFDTKVYLALHVKVRSDWRESDRLLNDLGMLSSGD; translated from the coding sequence ATGAAGGCTGGTTTCATATCTTTAGTCGGGCGACCCAATGCCGGGAAGTCTAGCCTCCTCAACAAGATTATTGGGGCGAAGCTTGCAATTGTTTCGGATAAGCCACAAACGACACGAAACCGGATCATCGGAGTCAAAAGTTATCCATCTGGTCAGGCGGTCTTTATGGATACGCCTGGAATTCATCGGCCCTTGCACCGTATGAATGTTCGGATGGTAGAAATGGCCCTTGACTCGATTCGTCGTGTCGATGTGCTTGGGGTAATAGTGGATGCTGCTGAGATGATTGGTGGTGGTGATCGATTTATATTGCAGCAGTTGAGGCGCGTTAAGAGTCCAGTGTTTTTAGTGCTTAATAAGATCGATCTAATAGCGAAACCGAAATTACTGCCGATGATTGATTGGTATCGCCAGCGATATGAGTTCGAAGAGATTGTGCCGGTATCGGCGTTGGTTGGTGATGGAGTGCCTGAATTGGAGTCGTTGCTTCTGAAGCATCTACCGGATGGTGACCCGATTTATCCCGAAGACTATTTGACCAATCAACCCGAGAAATTCTTTGTAGCCGAGACCGTTCGGGAAAAGTTATTGCAACATACGCACGCAGAAATTCCCTTTTCGAGTGCGGTCGTGGTAGACCAATTTCAAGAGGTGGATGAACGGGGCATAATCCGTCTCCATTGCTCGATCATAGTGGAGCAGGCCTCGCAGAAGCCGATCGTGGTCGGTCGAGGTGGGTCGATGGTGAAGACGATTGGCATGGAAGCTAGGAAAGAGCTTGAAAGCTTTTTCGACACTAAGGTCTATCTTGCTCTACATGTTAAGGTGCGTTCTGACTGGCGTGAAAGCGATCGCCTGCTCAACGACCTCGGTATGCTGAGCTCAGGCGACTGA
- the ybeY gene encoding rRNA maturation RNase YbeY: MSIGRGRGSRGRLVVTVTDGLGRGIRQNNLRKWLLMAAPASANGVLTIALVSDPKIRALNRQFRGIDRATDVLSFPMEEQETHLKERRAKRYLGDIVIGLGRASRQARRAGHSRIAELKILALHGLLHLLGYDHTSDNGRMARVERECLRRGGVNMGLLARSDSDTSDH, translated from the coding sequence ATGTCTATTGGCCGCGGTCGGGGTTCCCGAGGGCGACTAGTTGTCACTGTGACCGACGGATTGGGACGAGGCATTAGGCAGAACAATCTGAGAAAGTGGCTTCTCATGGCTGCACCAGCCTCGGCGAACGGGGTGCTTACGATTGCGTTGGTATCGGACCCGAAGATCCGCGCGTTGAACAGACAGTTTCGTGGAATTGATCGGGCGACTGACGTATTGTCGTTTCCAATGGAAGAACAGGAAACTCACCTTAAAGAACGCAGAGCGAAACGATATCTTGGGGATATTGTTATTGGCCTGGGAAGAGCCAGTCGTCAAGCCAGAAGAGCGGGTCATTCTAGGATAGCCGAGTTGAAGATCCTCGCACTTCACGGGTTACTGCACTTACTTGGCTACGATCACACTAGTGACAACGGGCGCATGGCTCGAGTTGAACGGGAATGCCTTCGCCGTGGTGGTGTGAACATGGGACTGCTTGCCCGGTCCGATAGTGATACTTCTGATCACTAG
- a CDS encoding PhoH family protein — MAPTSSSPIRKIPIPVEGIETLFGSFDENLKNFQLLFNVTIRTNGNELLVEGRATDIDKLAGLVEQLGALLRNGHDFAKGDVKRAAQLVAQDPAIDLHDFFLRGTVVPLGKRHVRPKSINQRKYLDAIEKFDIVFGIGPAGTGKTYLAMAEAVSFLVDKKVSRIILARPAVEAGERLGFLPGDLQEKVNPYLRPLYDALYDMLDAKKVEHLLGRGVIEIAPIAFMRGRTLNDAFVILDEAQNTTSEQMKMFLTRLGFGSKAVITGDITQIDLPSDRVSGLIEAMDIVRQINGIAFIKFDDRDVVRHGLVQQIVKAYDVFSPGSVRGEGVKRPVRAVERPWPSVVSDRDD, encoded by the coding sequence ATGGCTCCGACCTCTTCATCCCCCATTCGAAAGATACCGATTCCAGTTGAGGGGATCGAAACATTATTCGGATCGTTCGACGAGAATCTCAAGAACTTCCAACTTCTCTTCAACGTTACAATCCGTACAAATGGGAACGAGCTACTGGTCGAAGGACGCGCGACTGACATTGATAAGCTTGCGGGTCTGGTTGAGCAGTTGGGCGCGTTATTGCGAAACGGTCACGACTTCGCTAAAGGCGACGTAAAACGGGCCGCCCAGTTAGTAGCCCAGGATCCGGCTATCGATCTCCATGATTTTTTTCTTCGCGGCACGGTGGTTCCCTTGGGCAAACGACATGTGAGGCCCAAGAGTATTAATCAGCGTAAATACCTTGATGCCATTGAGAAATTCGATATCGTCTTTGGAATTGGTCCAGCAGGAACAGGAAAGACCTATCTTGCGATGGCCGAGGCGGTGTCCTTTCTGGTCGACAAGAAGGTCAGCCGGATTATTTTAGCTAGGCCAGCTGTTGAAGCTGGTGAAAGGTTGGGTTTTCTACCTGGCGATCTTCAGGAGAAAGTGAATCCCTACCTGCGTCCTCTTTATGATGCACTTTACGACATGCTCGACGCTAAAAAGGTCGAGCATCTCCTTGGCCGTGGCGTGATCGAGATTGCACCAATTGCGTTCATGCGTGGTCGAACCCTGAACGACGCCTTCGTCATTCTTGACGAGGCGCAAAACACAACGTCTGAGCAGATGAAGATGTTTCTTACGCGCCTCGGCTTTGGATCAAAAGCTGTAATTACGGGTGATATTACCCAAATCGATCTTCCGTCAGACCGCGTATCAGGCTTAATTGAGGCGATGGACATCGTTCGTCAGATCAATGGGATCGCGTTTATCAAATTCGATGACCGCGACGTTGTGCGCCACGGTCTTGTGCAGCAAATCGTTAAGGCCTACGATGTATTCTCGCCAGGTTCAGTGAGAGGTGAGGGTGTGAAGCGACCGGTGCGTGCAGTCGAAAGGCCTTGGCCTTCAGTTGTTTCCGACAGAGACGACTAG
- the aspS gene encoding aspartate--tRNA ligase: MSEQLKDLVRTHTCGAIREADVGKPVVLLGWVHRVRDLGALIFFDVRDRYGVTQVVARDDSDLLATAKRLRPEFVVAVIGPVEMRSEETVNPKLATGTVEIAAGDIRVLNEAVRPPFQIAEETSVSEDLRLRYRYLDLRRPRMQQNIQLRHRATNVIRRFFDTHDFLEIETPVLTKSTPEGARDYLVPSRVHAGQFFALPQSPQIFKQLLMIAGMDRYFQIVRCFRDEDLRADRQPEFTQVDVEVSFASQDQIFELIERLMQELFEAVGLGSIEIPFRRLAYSEALARYGSDKPDLRCDLAVEDISKAFVDSNFKVFRQVVETGGAIRALPISGGGTASRRELDDLVARAGELGAAGLVWARYGPDGKVQSSVLKVAGEAAVRSALELAGAGKEDLILIAAGDGVVASKLLGQLRLEIAQKRGWLDPTRFVFTWVVDFPLLEWDEAGRRYTAMHHPFTSPVDADLERLSSEPGAVRAKAYDLVLNGSEIGGGSIRIHDQATQRRMFELLNIGPEEAKSRFGFFLDALEHGTPPHGGIALGLDRIIALLAGETSIRDVIAFPKTATAVDLMAGAPADVDPKQLRELKLRSNG; the protein is encoded by the coding sequence GTGAGTGAACAACTAAAGGATCTCGTCAGGACCCATACCTGTGGGGCGATAAGGGAGGCCGATGTTGGTAAGCCGGTGGTCTTGCTCGGCTGGGTACATCGCGTCCGTGACCTCGGTGCACTCATCTTCTTCGATGTGCGTGACCGTTACGGTGTAACACAAGTGGTTGCTCGGGATGACAGTGATTTGCTAGCGACTGCCAAGCGGCTGCGTCCAGAGTTCGTGGTGGCGGTTATCGGCCCAGTGGAGATGCGGTCGGAGGAAACTGTGAATCCTAAGTTAGCCACGGGAACAGTTGAGATTGCTGCCGGTGACATTCGAGTGCTCAATGAAGCCGTAAGACCGCCATTTCAAATTGCTGAAGAGACTTCTGTATCTGAAGATCTTCGCCTGCGGTACCGTTATCTCGATCTGCGTAGGCCGCGAATGCAGCAAAACATTCAGCTCCGCCACAGGGCGACCAATGTGATCAGGCGGTTTTTTGATACCCATGATTTCTTGGAAATTGAAACACCGGTTTTGACTAAATCGACACCGGAGGGCGCAAGAGACTACTTAGTGCCGAGTCGAGTTCACGCTGGACAGTTTTTCGCCTTACCCCAGTCGCCGCAGATCTTTAAGCAACTGCTGATGATTGCCGGCATGGATCGTTACTTCCAAATTGTGCGATGTTTTCGTGACGAAGATCTCAGAGCCGACCGGCAACCAGAATTTACGCAGGTCGATGTTGAGGTCTCGTTTGCCAGTCAAGATCAAATCTTTGAACTCATTGAGCGATTGATGCAGGAGTTGTTTGAGGCTGTTGGACTCGGGAGCATTGAAATACCGTTTCGGCGACTGGCCTATTCGGAGGCCCTAGCTCGTTATGGTAGTGACAAACCTGACCTTCGCTGTGACCTAGCTGTGGAAGATATTTCCAAGGCTTTTGTTGACTCGAACTTCAAGGTGTTTAGGCAGGTGGTGGAGACAGGGGGGGCAATTCGAGCCCTGCCGATTTCTGGTGGTGGAACTGCGTCCCGGCGTGAGTTGGATGACTTGGTGGCCCGCGCCGGTGAGTTGGGCGCGGCTGGACTTGTTTGGGCCCGTTACGGTCCTGACGGAAAGGTGCAGAGTTCGGTGCTCAAGGTGGCTGGTGAAGCGGCCGTGCGTTCGGCGCTCGAGTTAGCGGGAGCCGGGAAAGAGGACCTCATTCTGATTGCTGCGGGCGATGGTGTGGTCGCATCGAAATTACTAGGGCAGTTACGGCTGGAGATCGCTCAAAAGCGCGGATGGCTCGACCCGACCCGGTTTGTTTTTACTTGGGTGGTGGACTTTCCGCTGCTTGAATGGGACGAAGCCGGTCGCCGGTACACCGCAATGCATCATCCCTTTACTTCCCCAGTTGATGCTGACCTAGAACGGCTCTCAAGTGAGCCGGGGGCTGTACGGGCGAAGGCCTATGATCTTGTGCTGAATGGAAGTGAGATCGGTGGAGGTAGTATCAGAATTCACGACCAGGCGACACAGCGACGGATGTTTGAGTTACTGAACATCGGGCCTGAGGAGGCTAAGTCGAGGTTTGGCTTTTTTCTCGATGCTCTTGAACACGGTACTCCCCCGCACGGAGGTATTGCGCTTGGCCTCGACCGAATTATCGCTTTACTCGCAGGTGAGACTTCTATCCGGGATGTGATTGCTTTTCCAAAGACTGCAACGGCCGTGGATTTGATGGCTGGTGCACCAGCTGATGTAGACCCGAAACAACTCAGGGAACTAAAACTGCGTTCAAACGGTTGA
- the hisS gene encoding histidine--tRNA ligase has product MISAVRGTRDILPDQVERWQRVEEVARRVCSRYGYYELRTPIIEREELFSKGTGESTDIVQKEMYAFDDKGGQRVTLRPEATPSIVRAFVEHSLEQSLSVAKLFTLGPMFRYERPQKGRYRQFHQLNVEVFGVAEASLDAEVMEMACTFVGELGIDESELVINSVGCPDCRPMFSEALLNALGGDLSKLCGDCQRRAKTNPLRIFDCKVEADQSTINRLPHSTDYLCDACRGHFEAVQQHLRLYDQPFRLSHRLVRGLDYYTRTTFELLSSKLGAQNALLGGGRYDGLVKRLGGPDRPGIGFAAGLERLVLALPDVNDQMAPDVFVAAIGSLAQDAVFVLARALRAGGLRTLVDYEARSAKAQMKRANRAGVSHVVILGDDELATGEVTVKTMATGEQCKVARDKIVDVLLSAS; this is encoded by the coding sequence ATGATTTCAGCCGTTAGAGGAACGCGGGACATCCTACCGGACCAGGTGGAACGCTGGCAGCGGGTGGAGGAAGTCGCGCGGCGGGTTTGCAGCCGTTACGGATATTACGAGTTACGTACTCCCATTATTGAACGGGAGGAACTGTTCTCGAAAGGGACGGGTGAATCGACTGACATTGTTCAGAAGGAAATGTATGCATTCGACGACAAGGGTGGTCAGCGGGTAACACTGCGTCCTGAGGCGACGCCTAGTATTGTCCGGGCGTTTGTCGAGCACTCTCTCGAACAGTCACTATCTGTGGCGAAGCTCTTTACGCTAGGTCCAATGTTTCGGTACGAACGGCCGCAAAAGGGAAGGTATCGACAGTTTCATCAGCTAAACGTCGAGGTCTTCGGTGTTGCCGAAGCGTCGCTTGATGCGGAAGTCATGGAGATGGCCTGCACATTCGTTGGTGAACTGGGGATCGACGAATCCGAGTTGGTGATTAATTCGGTGGGGTGCCCTGACTGTCGGCCGATGTTTAGCGAGGCTCTGCTAAATGCATTGGGAGGAGACCTGTCGAAGCTGTGCGGAGATTGTCAGCGGCGAGCCAAGACCAACCCACTACGGATTTTCGATTGTAAGGTAGAAGCTGACCAGTCGACTATTAACCGACTGCCACACTCGACGGATTATCTGTGCGATGCGTGTCGTGGGCACTTTGAGGCCGTGCAACAGCACCTACGGCTATACGACCAACCGTTCCGATTGTCTCATCGTCTGGTTCGGGGTCTCGATTACTACACCCGAACGACTTTTGAGCTTCTCTCATCGAAGCTGGGCGCGCAGAACGCATTGTTAGGTGGCGGACGCTACGATGGTCTTGTCAAGCGCCTAGGTGGACCAGACCGACCAGGCATCGGTTTTGCAGCAGGCCTTGAGCGATTGGTGCTGGCGCTGCCGGATGTGAATGATCAGATGGCGCCTGATGTGTTTGTGGCTGCGATCGGTTCGTTAGCACAGGATGCTGTTTTTGTGCTCGCCCGAGCGTTACGGGCGGGCGGGCTCAGAACGCTGGTGGACTATGAGGCTCGAAGCGCCAAGGCGCAAATGAAACGCGCCAATCGTGCTGGAGTAAGCCATGTGGTGATTCTTGGCGATGATGAATTAGCCACCGGAGAGGTGACGGTCAAGACGATGGCCACAGGAGAGCAGTGCAAGGTGGCGCGCGACAAGATTGTAGACGTATTGTTATCAGCATCATGA
- the moaA gene encoding GTP 3',8-cyclase MoaA, producing the protein MRVSDALNRPLSSLRLSVTDRCNLRCQYCMPEADYVWLPRESILTFEETTSLVGAFTALGVNKVRLTGGEPLLRQDLHTLIRSLASKLELRDLALTTNGVFLSSQAQALRSAGLSRITVSMDTLRPERFVKLTRLDSHRAVLAGIDAAIEAGFDNIKLDTVVIRGVNDDELSDLIDYGREHHLEVRFIEYMDVGGATQWSNEAVVSRREMLSTLSEKYGPITPVKKLNSAPADRFTFPDGTIFGIISSTTQPFCRSCDRSRLTADGIWYLCLYAHSGTDLRKSLREGASIGDLQDQITSVWKERVDRGAEMRLAEVQREPLIPVRRLREEPHLEMHTRGG; encoded by the coding sequence ATGCGAGTCAGCGACGCGCTCAACCGTCCGTTGTCCAGCCTACGGTTATCGGTCACCGACCGATGTAATCTCCGATGCCAGTACTGCATGCCAGAGGCCGATTATGTCTGGCTTCCACGCGAGAGTATCCTCACATTCGAGGAAACAACCAGCCTTGTCGGTGCATTTACGGCCCTGGGCGTAAATAAAGTCCGTTTAACCGGTGGTGAGCCATTGCTTCGCCAGGATCTTCACACTCTCATCAGATCACTAGCGTCGAAACTTGAATTACGTGATCTCGCACTTACGACGAATGGTGTCTTCCTTTCCAGCCAAGCCCAAGCACTGCGCTCCGCTGGACTAAGCCGTATCACGGTGAGTATGGATACCCTTAGGCCCGAGCGCTTTGTCAAACTGACACGGTTGGATTCACATCGAGCCGTACTTGCCGGTATCGACGCGGCCATCGAAGCTGGATTCGACAACATCAAACTCGACACTGTGGTCATTAGGGGCGTCAATGATGACGAATTATCAGACTTAATTGACTACGGCCGTGAACACCATTTGGAAGTCCGCTTCATCGAATACATGGATGTCGGAGGAGCTACGCAATGGTCAAATGAAGCGGTTGTATCAAGGCGCGAGATGCTCAGCACTCTCTCCGAGAAGTATGGCCCTATCACGCCGGTTAAAAAGCTCAACTCCGCACCCGCAGATCGGTTCACCTTCCCGGACGGCACAATTTTTGGCATCATCTCTTCGACAACCCAACCGTTCTGCCGAAGCTGCGATCGCAGTCGATTGACTGCAGATGGTATTTGGTATCTCTGCTTATATGCTCATTCTGGGACTGACCTTCGAAAGTCGCTTCGTGAAGGTGCTTCAATCGGTGACCTCCAAGATCAGATCACTTCCGTATGGAAGGAGCGAGTCGACCGCGGAGCTGAAATGCGCCTTGCAGAGGTCCAACGTGAACCGCTGATCCCCGTTCGGCGGCTTCGAGAAGAACCCCACCTAGAAATGCACACCCGCGGCGGATAG
- a CDS encoding protein-methionine-sulfoxide reductase heme-binding subunit MsrQ, with protein MGLGSLKRAVFVACVLPALWLVGRAFTDDLGANPIEEVTHQTGIWTFRFLLGTLAITPLRYLTAWSRLVPLRRMVGLFTFFYACLHFVTYGVDYWFFDLDAILDDVINRPYITAGFTGFVLLIPLAVTSTHAMVRRLGGRRWQQLHRLVYFSAGAGAAHFLWQTKIDLRRPGIYVGCLALLFGIRLLGRFDSRSLKRVTR; from the coding sequence GTGGGTCTCGGCTCTCTCAAGCGAGCGGTATTTGTGGCTTGTGTTCTGCCTGCCCTTTGGTTGGTCGGTAGGGCATTCACAGATGATCTCGGTGCCAATCCGATCGAAGAGGTCACCCATCAAACAGGTATTTGGACATTTCGTTTCCTCCTAGGCACCTTAGCGATCACTCCGCTCCGCTACTTGACGGCTTGGAGCCGGCTTGTGCCACTTCGGCGTATGGTCGGCCTGTTCACATTCTTTTACGCATGTCTGCATTTCGTGACCTATGGTGTCGACTACTGGTTTTTCGATCTGGACGCGATTCTTGATGATGTCATCAATCGGCCATATATAACGGCTGGATTCACCGGATTCGTCCTGTTGATTCCATTGGCTGTCACATCGACACACGCCATGGTCCGCCGACTTGGTGGTCGGCGATGGCAGCAGCTACACCGGTTGGTCTACTTTAGTGCTGGCGCTGGCGCTGCGCACTTTCTTTGGCAGACCAAGATTGACTTGAGGCGTCCAGGAATATATGTAGGTTGTCTGGCGTTGCTATTCGGGATCCGGCTATTGGGACGTTTTGATTCGAGATCGTTGAAGAGAGTGACGAGATAG
- the msrP gene encoding protein-methionine-sulfoxide reductase catalytic subunit MsrP yields the protein MLIQPPPDIASSEITEERIFLNRREFIHTAAGVTLGVTTGGLALGKDAEATSLGQEEISNVQPGPFGTDEPKNSFEDITSYNNYYEFGLDKRDPSRNAHTLTTSPWTIRVDGHVAKPADYHIEDLLKGIPLEERVYRLRCVEAWSMIIPWVGFPLSTLINRFQPTSKAKYVEFTTVLRLSEMPGARRPVLDWPYVEGLRMDEAMHPLTILAVGLYGKTLLNQNGAPIRLIVPWKYGFKSIKSIVRMRFTADQPRTAWNKATPNEYGFFANVNPAVNHPRWSQRSERRIDRFFRQPTLMFNGYDDQVASLYNGMDLRRFF from the coding sequence ATGCTGATACAGCCTCCGCCGGACATCGCCTCCTCTGAGATTACCGAGGAGCGCATCTTTCTAAATCGGCGGGAGTTTATCCATACTGCGGCCGGTGTCACACTTGGTGTCACGACGGGCGGTCTTGCCCTGGGAAAGGATGCTGAGGCGACGTCGCTGGGTCAGGAGGAGATTTCAAATGTTCAACCCGGCCCTTTTGGAACCGATGAGCCCAAGAATTCATTTGAAGACATTACGAGTTACAACAACTACTACGAGTTCGGTCTCGATAAACGTGATCCATCACGCAATGCACATACATTAACTACGTCACCATGGACAATCAGGGTCGATGGTCATGTGGCAAAACCTGCGGATTATCACATTGAGGACCTCCTTAAAGGAATCCCTCTAGAAGAGCGTGTATATCGCCTTCGCTGTGTTGAAGCATGGTCGATGATCATACCTTGGGTTGGCTTTCCCCTTTCCACACTCATTAACCGTTTTCAGCCAACATCCAAAGCGAAGTACGTAGAGTTCACTACAGTTCTCCGCTTGTCGGAAATGCCAGGTGCGCGTCGGCCGGTGCTCGACTGGCCGTATGTTGAGGGCCTTCGTATGGATGAAGCGATGCACCCACTTACAATTCTCGCTGTTGGGCTGTATGGTAAGACGCTCCTCAATCAAAACGGTGCTCCAATTCGACTAATAGTGCCGTGGAAATACGGTTTCAAGAGTATTAAGTCAATCGTTCGAATGCGATTTACAGCTGACCAGCCAAGAACTGCGTGGAACAAGGCCACTCCAAACGAGTACGGGTTTTTCGCCAATGTGAACCCCGCTGTTAACCATCCGCGATGGAGTCAGCGTTCGGAACGGCGCATCGATCGTTTCTTCCGGCAGCCTACTTTGATGTTCAACGGGTACGACGATCAAGTAGCGTCCCTTTATAACGGTATGGACCTGCGCCGGTTCTTCTGA